The following coding sequences lie in one Arachis stenosperma cultivar V10309 chromosome 5, arast.V10309.gnm1.PFL2, whole genome shotgun sequence genomic window:
- the LOC130982945 gene encoding GDSL esterase/lipase At2g03980-like — protein MSSNNDLNHSLILTVLLLIAFATKSEESKQIPALYVFGDSLVDSGNNHYVPGEDPQNYFPYGIDFGTPTGRCTNGKTVADFLAIYLGLPFAPAYLGLSNRVITTGINYASAGSGILPDTNNKTSFIMDEQIRGFERTVKEILPKGLGEEAVEKHVSESLFLVSSGVNDHFKNKTFRGSRKFASYLINEFKIRLQILHSLGARKFFVNNVPPAGCFPSISLHSKPIGKCSEKMNKRISFYNKKLLILLHELQTQLPGFTFVHSDLNKSIMEIRQNPHKYGIVEATKPCCPRSINGDLACHSCSDFCANRNTYIFFDDHPTERANQIYATKCFIDHAICTPRINIRHFL, from the exons ATGAGTAGCAATAACGATCTAAACCATAGTTTGATCCTAACGGTGTTGCTACTCATAGCATTTGCAACGAAGAGTGAGGAATCAAAACAGATTCCAGCACTGTATGTGTTCGGTGATTCACTTGTTGACAGTGGTAACAACCACTATGTGCCAGGAGAGGATCCGCAAAATTACTTTCCTTATGGCATAGATTTCGGCACACCCACTGGTCGCTGCACTAATGGCAAAACTGTTGCTGATTTCCTTG cTATATACCTTGGTCTGCCTTTTGCCCCTGCGTACTTGGGACTTTCAAACAGAGTCATAACTACAGGCATAAATTACGCATCGGCGGGTTCTGGAATTTTGCCAGACACCAATAAT AAAACTTCATTTATAATGGACGAACAAATAAGGGGATTCGAGAGGACAGTTAAGGAGATTTTGCCAAAGGGGTTAGGTGAAGAAGCAGTGGAGAAGCATGTATCTGAATCCTTGTTTTTGGTATCTTCAGGTGTGAATGATCACTTCAAAAACAAAACGTTTCGTGGTAGTAGGAAATTTGCTTCCTACCTCATAAATGAATTCAAAATACGCTTGCAG ATACTTCATAGCCTAGGAGCAAGAAAATTCTTTGTGAACAATGTTCCTCCAGCAGGGTGCTTTCCATCAATATCTCTGCACTCAAAACCAATAGGAAAGTGTAGTGAGAAGATGAACAAACGGATCTCCTTTTACAATAAGAAATTGCTTATTTTACTCCATGAATTGCAGACTCAGCTTCCGGGTTTTACCTTTGTCCATTCAGATCTCAACAAGAGCATCATGGAGATAAGACAAAACCCACATAAATATG GGATCGTAGAAGCAACCAAACCATGTTGCCCTCGAAGCATCAATGGTGATCTGGCATGCCATTCATGTAGTGATTTTTGTGCAAACAGAAACACATATATTTTCTTTGATGACCATCCAACCGAGAGAGCCAACCAAATATATGCAACAAAGTGCTTCATTGACCATGCTATCTGCACTCCTCGCATAAACATCAGACACTttctataa
- the LOC130979035 gene encoding GDSL esterase/lipase At2g03980-like isoform X1 has protein sequence MSSNNDLNHSLILTVLLLIAFATKSEESKQIPALYVFGDSLVDSGNNHYVPGEDPQNYFPYGIDFGTPTGRCTNGKTVADFLAIYLGLPFAPAYLGLSRSKRKRIVTTGINYASAGSGILPDTSNKTSVIMDEQIKGFERTIKEILPKGLNKEAVEKHVSESLFFVSSGVNDHFKNGTFRGSRKFASYLINEFKIRLLKLYSLGARKFFVNNVPPAGCFPSIILHSKPIGKCSEKMNKRISFYNKKLLILLHELQTQLPGFIFVHSDLNKSIMEISENPNKYGIMEASKPCCPRNINGNDLCANRNTYLFFDDHPTERVNQIYAKKCFIDHAICTPHINIRRFL, from the exons ATGAGTAGCAATAACGATCTAAACCATAGTTTGATCCTAACGGTGTTGCTACTCATAGCATTTGCAACGAAGAGTGAGGAATCAAAACAGATTCCAGCACTGTATGTGTTCGGTGATTCACTTGTTGACAGTGGTAACAACCACTATGTGCCAGGAGAGGATCCGCAAAATTACTTTCCTTATGGCATAGATTTCGGCACACCCACTGGTCGCTGCACTAATGGCAAAACTGTTGCAGATTTCCTTG CTATCTACCTTGGTCTGCCCTTTGCCCCTGCGTACTTGGGACTTTCAAGAAGTAAAAGAAAGAGAATCGTAACCACAGGCATAAATTACGCATCCGCAGGTTCTGGAATTTTGCCAGACACCAGTAAT AAAACTTCAGTAATAATGGACGAACAAATAAAGGGATTTGAGAGGACAATTAAGGAGATTTTGCCAAAGGGATTAAATAAAGAAGCAGTGGAAAAGCATGTATCTGAATCCTTGTTTTTTGTATCTTCGGGTGTGAATGATCACTTCAAAAACGGAACATTTCGTGGTAGTAGGAAATTTGCTTCCTACCTCATAAATGAATTCAAAATACGCTTGCTG AAACTTTATAGCCTAGGAGCAAGGAAATTCTTTGTGAACAATGTTCCTCCAGCAGGGTGCTTTCCATCAATAATTCTGCACTCAAAACCAATAGGAAAGTGTAGCGAGAAGATGAACAAACGGATCTCCTTTTACAATAAGAAATTGCTTATTTTACTCCATGAATTGCAGACCCAGCTTCCGGGTTTTATCTTTGTCCATTCAGATCTCAACAAGAGCATCATGGAGATAAGTGAAAACCCAAATAAATATG GCATAATGGAAGCATCCAAACCATGCTGCCCCAGAAACATCAATGGAAATGATCTTTGTGCAAACAGAAACACATATCTATTTTTTGATGACCACCCAACCGAGAGAGTCAATCAAATATATGCAAAAAAATGTTTCATTGACCATGCTATTTGCACTCCGCACATAAACATTAGACGCTTTTTGTAA
- the LOC130979035 gene encoding GDSL esterase/lipase At2g03980-like isoform X3 translates to MSSNNDLNHSLILTVLLLIAFATKSEESKQIPALYVFGDSLVDSGNNHYVPGEDPQNYFPYGIDFGTPTGRCTNGKTVADFLAIYLGLPFAPAYLGLSRSKRKRIVTTGINYASAGSGILPDTSNKLYSLGARKFFVNNVPPAGCFPSIILHSKPIGKCSEKMNKRISFYNKKLLILLHELQTQLPGFIFVHSDLNKSIMEISENPNKYGIMEASKPCCPRNINGNDLCANRNTYLFFDDHPTERVNQIYAKKCFIDHAICTPHINIRRFL, encoded by the exons ATGAGTAGCAATAACGATCTAAACCATAGTTTGATCCTAACGGTGTTGCTACTCATAGCATTTGCAACGAAGAGTGAGGAATCAAAACAGATTCCAGCACTGTATGTGTTCGGTGATTCACTTGTTGACAGTGGTAACAACCACTATGTGCCAGGAGAGGATCCGCAAAATTACTTTCCTTATGGCATAGATTTCGGCACACCCACTGGTCGCTGCACTAATGGCAAAACTGTTGCAGATTTCCTTG CTATCTACCTTGGTCTGCCCTTTGCCCCTGCGTACTTGGGACTTTCAAGAAGTAAAAGAAAGAGAATCGTAACCACAGGCATAAATTACGCATCCGCAGGTTCTGGAATTTTGCCAGACACCAGTAAT AAACTTTATAGCCTAGGAGCAAGGAAATTCTTTGTGAACAATGTTCCTCCAGCAGGGTGCTTTCCATCAATAATTCTGCACTCAAAACCAATAGGAAAGTGTAGCGAGAAGATGAACAAACGGATCTCCTTTTACAATAAGAAATTGCTTATTTTACTCCATGAATTGCAGACCCAGCTTCCGGGTTTTATCTTTGTCCATTCAGATCTCAACAAGAGCATCATGGAGATAAGTGAAAACCCAAATAAATATG GCATAATGGAAGCATCCAAACCATGCTGCCCCAGAAACATCAATGGAAATGATCTTTGTGCAAACAGAAACACATATCTATTTTTTGATGACCACCCAACCGAGAGAGTCAATCAAATATATGCAAAAAAATGTTTCATTGACCATGCTATTTGCACTCCGCACATAAACATTAGACGCTTTTTGTAA
- the LOC130979035 gene encoding GDSL esterase/lipase At2g03980-like isoform X2 encodes MSSNNDLNHSLILTVLLLIAFATKSEESKQIPALYVFGDSLVDSGNNHYVPGEDPQNYFPYGIDFGTPTGRCTNGKTVADFLAIYLGLPFAPAYLGLSRSKRKRIVTTGINYASAGSGILPDTSNKTSVIMDEQIKGFERTIKEILPKGLNKEAVEKHVSESLFFVSSGVNDHFKNGTFRGSRKFASYLINEFKIRLLKLYSLGARKFFVNNVPPAGCFPSIILHSKPIGKCSEKMNKRISFYNKKLLILLHELQTQLPGFIFVHSDLNKSIMEISENPNKYGASKLAVKF; translated from the exons ATGAGTAGCAATAACGATCTAAACCATAGTTTGATCCTAACGGTGTTGCTACTCATAGCATTTGCAACGAAGAGTGAGGAATCAAAACAGATTCCAGCACTGTATGTGTTCGGTGATTCACTTGTTGACAGTGGTAACAACCACTATGTGCCAGGAGAGGATCCGCAAAATTACTTTCCTTATGGCATAGATTTCGGCACACCCACTGGTCGCTGCACTAATGGCAAAACTGTTGCAGATTTCCTTG CTATCTACCTTGGTCTGCCCTTTGCCCCTGCGTACTTGGGACTTTCAAGAAGTAAAAGAAAGAGAATCGTAACCACAGGCATAAATTACGCATCCGCAGGTTCTGGAATTTTGCCAGACACCAGTAAT AAAACTTCAGTAATAATGGACGAACAAATAAAGGGATTTGAGAGGACAATTAAGGAGATTTTGCCAAAGGGATTAAATAAAGAAGCAGTGGAAAAGCATGTATCTGAATCCTTGTTTTTTGTATCTTCGGGTGTGAATGATCACTTCAAAAACGGAACATTTCGTGGTAGTAGGAAATTTGCTTCCTACCTCATAAATGAATTCAAAATACGCTTGCTG AAACTTTATAGCCTAGGAGCAAGGAAATTCTTTGTGAACAATGTTCCTCCAGCAGGGTGCTTTCCATCAATAATTCTGCACTCAAAACCAATAGGAAAGTGTAGCGAGAAGATGAACAAACGGATCTCCTTTTACAATAAGAAATTGCTTATTTTACTCCATGAATTGCAGACCCAGCTTCCGGGTTTTATCTTTGTCCATTCAGATCTCAACAAGAGCATCATGGAGATAAGTGAAAACCCAAATAAATATG GTGCCTCCAAGCTAGCTGTCAAGTTCTGA